A genome region from Microplitis mediator isolate UGA2020A chromosome 4, iyMicMedi2.1, whole genome shotgun sequence includes the following:
- the LOC130666345 gene encoding uncharacterized protein LOC130666345 — MGRDSRKVSRELRSSEKINKSRSVKRKNVFNPKTAERDESIQSTSSKKLKQNTEDDVPEDSSTEFRIINFIQVFTAISALIKCKKCDGNVVFQTASTRGLGFKIVVACNNCGNEYIPSCSFVGHSYEINRRFIFVMRILGIGYEGLCKFCGLMDMPSFLDKSTHTILLKQILNCSKAVAETFMTKAVNEEKQAMPTTENEDINHLTVSGDGTWQKRGYTSSFGVSSIIGYFTGKILDINIKSAYCKLCEYWKKKTNTVEFEEWYQSHEDVCSANHQGSSGKMEVDAMVEMFSYSETKYGVKYANYIGDGDSKTYSGIIGGFNQNNNESFNQLVWKICPKTVNTSFTIVQIAAYVAMCIFNEGINSLLVLMNTLGLNCGPNSHRYAERMDAARIKVADKRANDNTREGRLQRRHQQIDILEAAISAEELLYGPGIDDSV, encoded by the exons atgggacgtgattctagaaaggtttcaagagaacttcggagttctgaaaaaattaataagtcgcgttcagtcaaaagaaagaatgtttttaatccgaaaacagccgaacgtgatgaaagtattcagagtacatcttctaaaaaattaaaacaaaacactgaagatgatgtacctgaagacagcagtactgaatttcgaataataaattttattcaggtattcactgcaatttctgctcttataaaatgtaaaaaatgtgatggaaatgtagtgtttcaaacagcaagtacacgtgggctgggattcaaaattgtagttgcatgtaataactgtggaaatgaatatattccttcctgttctttcgttgggcattcttatgaaataaacagacgtttcatttttgtaatgagaatactaggaataggatacgaaggattgtgcaagttttgcggcctgatggacatgccgtcttttttagataaatctacgcatacaattttactgaaacagattttgaattgtagtaaagccgtcgcagaaaccttcatgacgaaagctgtgaatgaagaaaagcaagcaatgccaacaactgaaaatgaagatataaatcatctaactgtatcgggagatggaacctggcaaaaacggggatatacatcgtcatttggagtttcttctataattggctattttactggaaagattcttgacataaacattaaaagtgcatattgtaagctatgtgagtattggaaaaaaaaaacaaatactgttgagttcgaggaatggtatcaatcgcatgaagatgtgtgttctgctaatcatcaagggtcttctgggaaaatggaggtggatgcgatggtcgaaatgttttcgtattctgaaactaaatatggagttaagtatgccaactatattggtgatggtgactccaagacctattcaggaattataggtggattcaatcagaataataatgaaagctttaaccaactagtatggaaaatatgcccaaaaacggtaaatactagttttactatcgtacaaatagctgcatacgttgctatgtgtatatttaatgagggtataaattcattattagtcttgatgaatacactaggacttaattgtgggcctaattctcatcggtatgcagaaagaatggatgctgcacgtatcaaagtagcagataagcgcgctaacgataacacccgagaaggtcgattgcaacgtaggcaccagcaaatcgatattttggaagctgctatttcggctgaagagctattatatggtccaggaatagatgactcagt atga